The DNA segment GACGCTGAAGGGGTCGCGCGCGTCGTAGCCGGCTATCGCCGCGAACAGCAGCGCGGCATCGGCGATGTCGCGCGCAAGGGGGCCGACATGGGCCAGCGTGGGCGTGGCGGACGTCGGCCACACCGGCACGCGCCCGAACTGCCCCTTGATCCCCGCAAGGCCCGAGAATGCGCAGGGAATGCGGATCGAGCCGCCGCCATCGGTGCCCAGCGCGAAGGGGGTGATCCCCGCCGCCACCGAGGCTGCCGCGCCGGCGCTGGAGCCGCCCGGCGTCTTGCTCAGGTTCCATGGGTTGCGCGTTATGCCGGTCAACGGGCTGTCGCCGACAGGCTTGCAGCCGAACTCGCTGGTGGTGGTCTTGCCGATCAGGATCGCCCCGGCTGCCTTGGCGCGCTCCACCGCCGGGGCGTCGACGGTGGCGATGTTGTCGGCCATGGCGCGCGAGCCGGAGGCATAGCGCGCACCCTTCACCGCCATCAGGTCCTTGGCGGAAAAGGGCAGGCCGCGCAGCGGGCCGAGCGCCTCGCCCCTCATCAGCGCGGCCTCGGCCCTGCGGGCCGCTGCCATCGCCTCCTCCTCGAAGATCAGGAAGAAGGCGTTGAGGCTGGCCTGGGTGCCCTGCGCCGCGTCGAGTGCCGCCCGCGTCAGCTCCACCGGGGAAATCTCGCGGCGGGCAATGCGATCGCGGGCCTCGCGGGCGCTCATCCGGGCAAAGGGTGTGTCCATGGCCGCCTTGTCCTTCGATGGAACGGCCGGGCGGCTGTCGGGCTGCCCGGCCGGGTTCGCTCAGTCGACGATCGCGAAGGCGCGAACCGGGGAGCCGGAGCCGCCCTTGAACTTCAGCGGCACGCCGAAGAACTGGAACTCGCCCTTGTCGACCAGTTCCTCCAGGTTCACCAGCCATTCCCAATGGCTGATGCCGAGCTCGCGGCACAGCCGGTGCTGGGCGAAGATATTGTCGCTCGGCTTGTCGGTGGAAGGACCCTCGACCCCGTGCATCCGGGAGCCGCGATCATAGAGCCACTGGGTGGCCTCGACCGTGAGCAGCGGGTTCTTCCACACCGAGTCCAATGTGGGATAGGTGCGGGCGTGGAAGCCGGTGCACAGCAGCACGATATGCCCGTCCACCTTCACCCCGGCCTTCGCCTCCGCGGCGGCCATGTCCTCGGCGGTGATGTCGCCGAGATCCGGGATATGGCGCAGGTCGAAACACACCGCCTTGCCCATGAACATCTCCAGCGGCATCTCGTCGATCGGCGCGCCGTCGGGCTTCACGTGACGGAAGGCGTCGACATGGGTGCCGACATGGTCAAGCATGGCGATGAAGTTGGTCTGGAACGTCATGGCGTCGCCGGGCACGCCAAGATCGAACGCCTTGGAGCTTTCATGGCTCAGATGCGTGGTGATGACCGGTCGCTGGAACAGCTTGTGAGCCGGCATATTATCTTCGATGAGCAAGCTCAGGTCGACGACGCGAGACATGGTCACTCCTGTATCGTTGATGGAAATGGCATGGGCCGGACTCTCTCAGGACGCGCTCTTCTTCTTGCCGAGGAACGATTCCATGACGTCCGGATTGGTGGCGATCTCACGGCTCGGCCCCTGATGCGACACCCGCCCGTTGGCGATGACATAGGCGTGGTCGGCGATGGCGAGCGCATAGGAGGCGAGCTGCTCGACCAGCAGGATCGAGAGCCCCTCGCGGTTCAATGTGGCGAGCACGTCGATGAGCTGTTCGACAATCTTCGGGGCAAGGCCGAGCGAGAGTTCGTCGATGATCAGCAGCTCGGGCTCGGCCATCAGCCCGCGCGCGATCGCCAGCATCTGCTGCTCGCCGCCGGACATCGATCCGGCCTGCTGGCCGAGGCGCTCCTTCAGGCGCGGAAACAGGGTGAGCACCTTGTCCAGCGTCTGTCGCGCGCGCGCCGTCTTCAGGCCGCCATGGACATAGGCTCCGAGCACGAGATTGTCCTCGACGCTCTGGTCGGGAAACAGCAGCCGTCCTTCCGGCACCATGACCAGCCCCTGGCGCACCTTCCGGTTGGCGCTGACATGGGTGGTATCCGCGCCCCGGAAGAATACCTTGCCGGCGGAGGGCCGCACCAGGCCGGTGGCGCCGCGC comes from the Ancylobacter pratisalsi genome and includes:
- a CDS encoding amidase; the protein is MDTPFARMSAREARDRIARREISPVELTRAALDAAQGTQASLNAFFLIFEEEAMAAARRAEAALMRGEALGPLRGLPFSAKDLMAVKGARYASGSRAMADNIATVDAPAVERAKAAGAILIGKTTTSEFGCKPVGDSPLTGITRNPWNLSKTPGGSSAGAAASVAAGITPFALGTDGGGSIRIPCAFSGLAGIKGQFGRVPVWPTSATPTLAHVGPLARDIADAALLFAAIAGYDARDPFSVAGPVPDVEAAVGQTIEGMRIAWSPTLGYARPDPEVVAVTRTAVQRLADLGAVVEEVETVFARDPAELWIAEFYAGVGTRLRGVIETRRELLDPSVAVVLEAALGQEMQAYYETVFQRYGLREDMRGFFERYDALLSPVLPVTALDAGRDMPAHLSDRNLVSWVFYTYPFNLTGQPAASVCAGLDASGMPVGLQIVGPALGEAAVVRVAAAIEQVRPSIGNVPFAI
- a CDS encoding cyclase family protein, whose amino-acid sequence is MSRVVDLSLLIEDNMPAHKLFQRPVITTHLSHESSKAFDLGVPGDAMTFQTNFIAMLDHVGTHVDAFRHVKPDGAPIDEMPLEMFMGKAVCFDLRHIPDLGDITAEDMAAAEAKAGVKVDGHIVLLCTGFHARTYPTLDSVWKNPLLTVEATQWLYDRGSRMHGVEGPSTDKPSDNIFAQHRLCRELGISHWEWLVNLEELVDKGEFQFFGVPLKFKGGSGSPVRAFAIVD
- a CDS encoding ABC transporter ATP-binding protein; amino-acid sequence: MMTTGDPDDVLLDIRDLELRYGAAIAVRGISLSVRRGQLVAVIGNNGAGKSSMLRGATGLVRPSAGKVFFRGADTTHVSANRKVRQGLVMVPEGRLLFPDQSVEDNLVLGAYVHGGLKTARARQTLDKVLTLFPRLKERLGQQAGSMSGGEQQMLAIARGLMAEPELLIIDELSLGLAPKIVEQLIDVLATLNREGLSILLVEQLASYALAIADHAYVIANGRVSHQGPSREIATNPDVMESFLGKKKSAS